Proteins from a single region of Anastrepha ludens isolate Willacy chromosome 5, idAnaLude1.1, whole genome shotgun sequence:
- the LOC128863280 gene encoding alpha-tocopherol transfer protein-like, translating to MVKADSIQYDDNQVPYIDLGTAVLRMEKEEAPEWALEIARRELREVPEIMEPAIKKLRELIQEEKHLNLPLDDEYMKMFLRPCHYYPESALKRLKNFYHMKAKYGAPCENIVPSKLRNVFEEDLLSLFPNRDQHGRRILALEAGKKWKPSRAPVIDLFRTIQLTVLGSMAEPLSQICGALVIIDMEDLPMSHVMQFTPSFAAMLLDYVQECICMRLKAVHIVNNSYIFNMLFAIFKPFIREKLRKRIFFHGKDWKSLTSHIDKNALPAKYGGTGTWEQPSGKLLGDFFECYSADYELADSYGYTEDYKMKK from the exons ATGGTGAAGGCCGACAGCATACAATACGATGATAACCAGGTGCCCTACATCGATTTGGGCACAGCTGTTCTTCGCATGGAAAAAGAGGAGGCACCCGAGTGGGCGTTGGAGATAGCGCGTCGGGAATTGCGTGAGGTGCCAGAAATAATGGAACCGGCCATTAAGAAATTGCGTGAACTGATACAGG AAGAAAAGCACTTGAACCTGCCGTTGGATGATGAATATATGAAAATGTTCCTGCGCCCATGCCATTATTATCCGGAATCGGCGTTGAAGAGG ctCAAAAACTTCTACCACATGAAGGCGAAATACGGTGCTCCCTGTGAGAACATTGTGCCCAGCAAACTTCGCAACGTTTTTGAGGAGGATCTGCTGTCGCTCTTTCCCAACCGAGATCAACATGGACGTCGAATACTTGCTCTGGAGGCTGGAA aAAAATGGAAACCATCACGCGCCCCTGTCATTGATCTCTTCCGCACCATACAGCTAACA GTTTTGGGCTCCATGGCTGAACCACTATCGCAGATTTGCGGTGCTCTAGTCATTATCGATATGGAGGACCTACCCATGAGCCACGTGATGCAGTTTACACCCTCTTTCGCTGCCATGCTGCTGGACTATGTGCAAGAATGTATTTGCATGCGTCTGAAGGCGGTACATATAGTTAATAATTCGTATATTTTCAATATGCTATTTGCTATCTTCAAGCCATTCATACGCGAGAAGCTGCGGAAGCGG ATTTTCTTCCATGGCAAGGATTGGAAGTCGCTGACGTCGCATATCGATAAGAACGCGCTGCCTGCGAAATATGGTGGCACGGGTACTTGGGAACAGCCTTCCGGCAAGTTGTTGGGCGACTTCTTCGAATGTTACTCAGCTGATTATGAAT TGGCGGACTCTTACGGCTACACAGAAGActataaaatgaagaaatag
- the LOC128863281 gene encoding uncharacterized protein LOC128863281: protein MSTTELWFDDSSDDERLVELARSRKQLRDASKHLEMASTEFLKNFRLSKEPFVNLLSSTENQLQQCTRAKLIPNILKLATVLRVCAQGSYQLSIGNEGMLGLAQPNVYDDAEDIELESNNGELENIRNEILRIL from the exons atgagtacaacggagttgtggttcgacgattcatcggacgatgaaagattagtggaactagctagaagtagaaaacagttgagggacgcatccaagcacctagaaatggcttccactga atttttaaagaactttagattatctaaagagccgtttgtgaacctactgtccagtacagaaaaccagttgcagcagtgcacccgagccaaattgattccaaatattttaaagctagccacagttctgcgagtttgtgctcagggatcgtaccaattgagtattggtaatgaaggtatgctaggacttgctcaacccaatgtgtacgatgatgctgaagatattgaattggagtcaaataacggagaattagaaaacataagaaatgaaattttgagaatattatag